Proteins from a single region of Scleropages formosus chromosome 24, fSclFor1.1, whole genome shotgun sequence:
- the mki67 gene encoding proliferation marker protein Ki-67 isoform X2 gives MPLHGKLVVLKRSGRDGTELPLTATCVFGRAPECDIRIQVPEVSKEHCRIELNENKEVILTNLSLVNPTRINGKVIQQSKRLNHGDVITVIGRSFRFEYAPEPTPKKKREFTTVCETLQDQQLKDPPGPQESEQKEQSCLKDGTNTANLQSSKDQCIGDAENETFSPGLEQENPSEKECVSPFCELYQMIKQNFSTKSPWKPARGVQLKTLTSRRECQKSVQGEVDADECTPAPNEYLPKSATPKSIRQCGKLNTILTSENTGLSLSVDNMSASPARKKVEDASQQAVTPAQQTVKKGRHSCQSPAQQPKTPVILEDQPMTASQMKTPKRFSTEEVVQQILSQDTSAEVHNVSIEKSLDGTKTRRSKGANSESTPSQCAALTPVTQSGSPSPAHRFSSGSAQARGQNAESSSEVISGFSPKPKVTDSSLRTSPRTAGKKLSVSDVLCELESAAPSSGGKKGDKSSSGKKRKSGDLISELPQPKRKRVSFGGQLSPELFDKRLPPNSPLRKGATPGRRSLSMLKKQQSLLRRASAIGLIQEVHADRSGSKSPVCPEKKTFIKGVSSRSRTPSPVKKSSSSKAKTPSPSSQRSSKMKPEALPKNCEAERSPNHKSSSTTVKSSLQNRCLSSSEADFLSLEKKKSSLPVSQTSISVSSENVATQLQSRGTPCSRKSLGTEQKPSSKTTSPDRKSLSINDFLSGQTSTVRGRFSVSRIETPSPVADKSVAASESIASEVSGFVTPKVPLRRKSLKSSKKTPKSLQKSALEIFRRRKSGASRANLNVLSSWADIVKFGASKPQAGVVAKKQKTRGKAVKKAVILKPKTPAQKIKDHFSTGHAASPATIVVGKAHLRTVMPAGCAPKLVPNVVLLKNMKVNEDLTGVAEMFSTPVNLRQKTIEARVHHFPKTPQDVPGLTSAEVSVMKTPEETGEMLVSPLSVVNMAKQGSYNDEAVLRLFSDDQEFNFTCDDSVRRKSERLANANVHDSETNPVRYTKQVAVIGRKIKTPKLKHEAVMPLTGVKRLKTPKQKMQQVEDLRGIKMLLKTPKDPKMNEELSLIAVKKLLKTPKVKGQPVEDMIGIQRLMKTPKTKTPPLICTTGMKRLMCTPKPKSKPVEDLVGVKRLMRTPKQKNEPVEDMVGVKRLMQTPRQKNEPVEDMVGVKRLMQTPRQKNKPVEDMVGVKRLMRTPKQKGKPVESKFGIAKLMKSPRQKAAATVEDYTGLQELMQDPVEYYVKADMVSENPSLSDHGKVLTCADTAIISEQPVKLFKDVQSDDPKKIARRRPTETVDDIEGCSTAMSSDSVLPNVRPKRGTKVSHGHSSTLKVEVNKDRVASPAKPTRGRKAKPVEEFIKDEAARNLSQNMTNHLSKQCDEGDTSTQVLSPKSIAPVQAFVKGRCTRKAAVILENLSCSGPVRKIGSTLKVEVNQDRAASPAKLTRGRKAKPVEEFIKDEAARNLGQNMTNHLSKQCDEGDTSTQVLSPKSIAPVQAFVKGRCTRKAAVILENLSCSGPVRKIGSTLKVEVNQDRVASPAKLTRGRKAKPVEEFIKDEAARNLGQNMTNHLSKQCDEGDTSTQVLSPKSIAPVQAFVKGRCTRKAAVILENLSCSGPVRKIGSTLKVEVNQDRVASPAKLTRGRKAKPVEEFMKDQAARNLPSSGPVRKIGRGKMAKQSGEQKVILETIIKAECVEALPPSLPEVTEDQKHVNLSLGTKSNRGRKVKLDTKDGSSSEHSLEISIGQQKDANSDNVATELQLPTSVVKCRRGRLASTVVKNTEQPSLVEPPSKRTRHGAIDFTSQAAIPSVPSSRPEQASKVAKSLDVVEGTTCVQPETFVECETKSVKKTRGSRKTGKILDSRIVNIAVGTPSKGHETPLPLVDPSVSDDIAIEIPKKVNKKGKATSQSKSNKANRTSVEEAIDMNAEGGQDISKKAVTWSKEVHGETAEPLDVERQEAANHLLKTRRGRVVKKGNSQVREPPEPVSEDAARFEKAARPLRKSRVSNLKPSQPGTDIDVPAAKQGTRRKLASEEMSKELPLDAESFAESSKTSLTSKWTRRKAPNVEVKTEANTDKRSRASAKKAEKALEDVPTADVPQPVTRGRKRVGQHIIPLPEPESSERKSLDKEDSGITESTAKASNPETRRRGKSQTKPDAPSATEARPVRCRKRK, from the exons ATGCCTCTCCATGGAAAATTAGTTGTTCTTAAAAGGAGTGGACGAGATGGTACTGAATTACCCCTCACAGCAACATGTGTGTTTGGGAG ggcACCCGAATGTGATATTCGAATCCAGGTACCAGAAGTGTCAAAAGAACATTGCAGGATTGAattgaatgaaaataaagaa GTTATTTTAACAAATCTGAGTTTGGTTAATCCTACTCGTATCAATGGAAAGGTTATTCAGCAGTCAAAACGTTTGAATCATGGAGATGTTATAACAGTTATTGGACGTTCTTTTAG GTTTGAATATGCTCCAGAACCAACcccaaagaaaaagagagagttTACAACTGTGTGTGAAACTCTTCAG GATCAACAGTTGAAAGATCCACCTGGCCCTCAAGAGTCTGAACaaaaag agCAGTCTTGTTTGAAAGATGGGACAAATACTGCAAATTTACAATCTTCAAAGGACCAGTGCATTGGTGATGCAGAAAATGAGACTTTTAGCCCTGGACTGGAACAGGAAAATCCCAGTgaaaaagagtgtgtttctcCTTTCTGTGAACTTTATCAAATGATTAAACAGAATTTCAGTACAAAGTCACCATGGAAACCAGCAAGAGGAGTACAACTGAAGACTCTGACATCAAGACGCGAGTGTCAGAAATCTGTTCAAGGAGAGGTGGATGCAGATGAATGTACTCCAGCACCAAATGAATATTTGCCAAAATCTGCAACCCCAAAATCCATCCGACAATGCGGCAAGCTGAACACAATTTTAACGTCTGAGAACACTGGGTTGTCCCTCTCCGTGGACAACATGTCAGCAAGCCCAGCCAGGAAGAAAGTAGAAGATGCCTCACAACAAGCGGTTACTCCAGCTCAGCAGACTGTTAAGAAAGGCAGGCACTCATGTCAGTCACCTGCACAGCAACCAAAAACTCCTGTTATTTTGGAAGATCAGCCAATGACAGCCTCTCAGATGAAAACTCCTAAGAGGTTCAGTACTGaagaggtggtgcagcagatctTGTCTCAGGATACATCTGCTGAGGTGCATAATGTTAGTATTGAGAAGTCCTTGGATGGGACTAAAACAAGGAGAAGCAAGGGAGCTAATTCTGAATCGACTCCAAGCCAGTGTGCTGCCTTGACCCCAGTTACACAAAGTGGGTCTCCCTCTCCAGCACACCGTTTCAGCTCTGGCTCAGCTCAAGCCCGTGGACAGAATGCAGAATCATCATCTGAAGTTATCTCAGGGTTCTCTCCAAAGCCTAAGGTGACAGACAGTTCTCTAAGGACCTCACCCAGAACTGCAGGGAAAAAACTAAGCGTTTCAGATGTACTATGTGAACTTGAGTCGGCAGCGCCATctagtgggggaaaaaaag gtgACAAGTCATCCTCCGGTAAGAAACGTAAAAGTGGGGACCTCATAAGCGAACTGCCTCAGCCGAAGAGGAAAAGGGTTTCATTTGGTGGTCAGTTGAGTCCCGAGTTGTTTGATAAGCGTCTTCCACCAAACTCTCCTTTGCGCAAAGGGGCCACACCAGGCAGGCGGAGCCTGTCTATGCTGAAGAAGCAACAGTCCCTCTTAAGAAGAGCATCCGCTATTGGTCTGATCCAG GAGGTGCATGCTGACCGCTCAGGTTCAAAAAGTCCTGTGTGTCCAGAGAAGAAAACCTTCATCAAAGGTGTTTCTTCTAGAAGCAGGACTCCTTCACCTGTTAAGAAGTCTTCTAGCTCAAAAGCTAAAACTCCATCTCCAAGTAGCCAGAGGTCCTCAAAGATGAAACCTGAAGCTCTGCCCAAAAACTGTGAAGCTGAGCGATCTCCAAATCATAAGTCCTCATCTACCACTGTTAAGAGTTCATTGCAGAATAGATGTCTGTCCTCTTCTGAAGCAGACTTTTTGTCATTGGAGAAAAAGAAATCCTCTCTGCCTGTGTCTCAGACTTCCATATCGGTCTCATCTGAAAATGTAGCTACCCAGCTCCAGTCTAGAGGAACACCATGTAGTAGGAAGTCCCTAGGCACTGAACAAAAGCCTTCATCCAAAACCACATCTCCTGACAGAAAATCTCTGTCCATAAATGATTTCCTGTCTGGTCAAACCTCAACCGTACGAGGCCGGTTTTCTGTGTCACGAATAGAAACTCCATCACCTGTGGCTGATAAGAGTGTTGCTGCTTCAGAAAGCATTGCATCTGAAGTTTCTGGTTTTGTAACTCCAAAAGTTCCACTGCGGAGAAAAAGCCTTAAGTCTTCAAAGAAAACGCCGAAAAGTTTACAGAAGAGTGCTCTTGAAATTTTTCGTCGCAGGAAAAGTGGAGCTTCGCGTGCAAATCTGAACG TTTTGAGTTCCTGGGCTGATATTGTTAAATTTGGTGCCAGCAAACCTCAGGCTGGTGTTGTAGCCAAAAAGCAGAAGACAAGAGGAAAAGCTGTCAAGAAAGCTGTAATCCTAAAACCAAAG ACACCTGCTCAGAAAATCAAGGACCATTTTAGTACTGGACATGCGGCATCTCCAGCTACAATTGTTGTTGGGAAGGCCCATTTGAGGACTGTGATGCCAGCAGGGTGCGCTCCAAAACTTGTGCCCAATGTTGTCTTACTCAAGAACATGAAAGTGAATGAAGATTTAACAG GAGTTGCAGAAATGTTCAGTACTCCTGTGAATTTAAGGCAGAAGACAATTGAAGCTAGGGTCCACCATTTCCCGAAAACCCCACAGGATGTTCCTGGTTTAACTTCAGCTGAAGTTTCTGTAATGAAAACCCCTGAAGAAACAG gaGAAATGCTTGTGTCTCCCTTAAGTGTTGTTAATATGGCAAAGCAAGGAAGTTACAACGATGAAGCAGTTCTTCGACTCTTCTCTGATGATCAAGAGTTTAATTTTACGTGTGATGATTCTGTcagaagaaaaagtgaaagactgGCAAATGCAAACGTTCATGATTCTGAAACAAATCCTGTCCGATATACGAAGCAGGTTGCTGTCatagggagaaaaataaaaacaccaaaacTAAAGCATGAAGCAGTCATGCCTCTGACAGGAGTCAAGAGACTTAAAACTCCAAAACAGAAGATGCAACAAGTGGAAGATCTAAGGGGcattaaaatgcttttgaaaacacCTAAAGATCCAAAGATGAATGAAGAACTAAGCCTAATAGCGGTGAAGAAACTGTTAAAGACCCCTAAGGTCAAGGGTCAACCAGTAGAAGACATGATTGGAATTCAGAGATTGATGAAAACACCTAAGACAAAGACTCCTCCACTAATTTGTACAACCGGTATGAAAAGACTGATGTGTACACCAAAACCAAAAAGCAAACCTGTTGAAGACCTGGTTGGAGTGAAGAGATTGATGAGGACTCCAAAGCAGAAGAATGAACCTGTAGAAGATATGGTTGGAGTGAAGAGACTGATGCAAACTCCCAGGCAGAAGAATGAACCTGTTGAAGACATGGTTGGAGTAAAGAGACTGATGCAAACTCCcaggcagaagaataaacctgTCGAAGATATGGTTGGAGTGAAGAGACTGATGAGGACTCCAAAGCAGAAGGGGAAGCCTGTTGAAAGTAAATTTGGAattgctaaattaatgaaatcaCCGAGGCAGAAGGCAGCTGCTACAGTTGAAGATTATACAGGATTGCAAGAGCTAATGCAGGATCCAGTGGAATATTATGTTAAAGCAGACATG GTTTCTGAAAATCCATCTTTATCTGACCATGGAAAGGTTTTGACATGTGCTG aTACAGCGATAATCTCTGAGCAACCAGTGAAATTGTTTAAGGATGTTCAAAGTGATGATCCTAAGAAAATTGCAAGGAGACGACCTACTGAAACTGTTGATGACATTGAAGGCTGTAGTACAGCAATGAGCAGTGATTCAGTTTTGCCTAATGTCAGACCGAAGAGAGGGACCAAAGTCTCTCATGGTCATTCCTCTACTCTGAAGGTAGAGGTCAACAAAGATAGAGTTGCATCTCCAGCTAAACCTACAAGAGGACGAAAGGCAAAGCCTGTTGAGGAATTCATAAAGGACGAGGCAGCCAGAAATCTTAGTCAAAATATGACCAATCATTTGTCAAAACAGTGTGATGAAGGAGACACGAGCACACAGGTGTTAAGCCCAAAATCCATTGCTCCAGTTCAGGCCTTTGTGAAAGGGAGGTGCACTAGAAAGGCTGCTGTCATTCTTGAAAATCTTTCTTGCTCAGGTCCTGTCAGAAAAATTGGTTCTACCCTGAAGGTAGAGGTCAACCAGGACAGAGCTGCATCTCCAGCTAAACTTACAAGAGGACGAAAGGCAAAGCCTGTTGAGGAATTCATAAAGGACGAGGCAGCCAGAAATCTTGGTCAAAATATGACCAATCATTTGTCAAAACAGTGTGATGAAGGAGACACGAGCACACAGGTGTTAAGCCCAAAATCCATTGCTCCAGTTCAGGCCTTTGTGAAAGGGAGGTGCACTAGAAAGGCTGCTGTCATTCTTGAAAATCTTTCTTGCTCAGGTCCTGTCAGAAAAATTGGTTCTACCCTGAAGGTAGAGGTCAACCAGGACAGAGTTGCATCTCCAGCTAAACTTACAAGAGGACGAAAGGCAAAGCCTGTTGAGGAATTCATAAAGGACGAGGCAGCCAGAAATCTTGGTCAAAATATGACCAATCATTTGTCAAAACAGTGTGATGAAGGAGACACAAGCACACAGGTGTTAAGCCCAAAATCCATTGCTCCAGTTCAGGCCTTTGTGAAAGGGAGGTGCACTAGAAAGGCTGCTGTCATTCTTGAAAATCTTTCTTGCTCAGGTCCTGTCAGAAAAATTGGTTCTACCCTGAAGGTAGAGGTCAACCAGGACAGAGTTGCATCTCCAGCTAAACTTACAAGAGGACGAAAGGCAAAGCCTGTTGAGGAATTCATGAAGGACCAGGCAGCCAGAAATCTTCCTTCCTCAGGTCCTGTCAGAAAAATTG GCAGAGGAAAAATGGCAAAGCAATCTGGTGAACAGAAAGTAATTTTGGAGACCATTATTAAGGCAGAATGTGTGGAAGCACTTCCTCCAAGTCTTCCAGAAGTAACTGAAGATCAAAAGCATGTTAATCTGTCTCTTGGGACAAAGTCAAATCGGGGAAGGAAGGTTAAACTTGACACGAAAGATGGTAGCTCTTCAGAGCACAGTTTGGAAATCAGTATTGGACAACAGAAAGATGCAAATTCTGACAATGTGGCCACTGAACTCCAACTTCCCActtctgttgtgaaatgtaGACGTGGGAGGCTGGCAAGCACTGTTGTGAAGAATACAGAGCAGCCATCACTTGTGGAACCCCCTTCAAAAAGAACACGCCATGGTGCCATTGATTTTACCTCACAGGCTGCCATTCCTTCTGTGCCTTCTTCAAGGCCTGAGCAAGCGAGTAAGGTAGCAAAAAGTCTGGATGTTGTTGAAGGAACAACTTGTGTTCAGCCTGAAACCTTTGTAGAATGTGAAACAAAGTCTGTCAAGAAGACCAGGGGATCTCGGAAAACTGGCAAGATTTTGGACTCTCGTATTGTCAACATTGCTGTCGGCACACCTTCTAAAGGGCACGAAACTCCACTCCCATTAGTTGATCCCTCAGTGTCAGATGACATTGCCATAGAAATTCCAAAGAAAGTGAATAAGAAAGGAAAGGCTACTTCACAAAGTAAATCTAACAAAGCTAATCGGACTTCTGTTGAAGAAGCCATTGACATGAACGCTGAAGGGGGACAAGACATTTCAAAGAAAGCAGTGACTTGGTCCAAAGAAGTACATGGAGAAACTGCAGAGCCTCTGGATGTGGAAAGGCAAGAAGCTGCCAATCATCTACTGAAGACCCGCAGAGGAAGGGTGGTCAAAAAAGGTAACTCCCAGGTGAGGGAGCCTCCTGAACCTGTGTCAGAGGATGCTGCAAGGTTTGAGAAGGCAGCTAGGCCTTTGAGGAAATCGCGAGTTAGCAACTTAAAACCTAGCCAGCCTGGAACTGATATAGATGTTCCTGCTGCAAAACAAGGCACAAGGCGAAAACTGGCATCTGAAGAGATGAGTAAAGAGCTGCCATTAGATGCAGAATCATTTGCAGAATCCTCAAAGACTTCCTTAACCTCAAAATGGACAAGAAGGAAGGCTCCTAATGTTGAAGTTAAAACTGAGGCCAATACTGATAAGAGAAGTAGAGCCTCTGCAAAGAAGGCAGAGAAAGCACTTGAAGATGTGCCAACAGCAGATGTCCCGCAGCCTGTCACTAGGGGTCGAAAAAGAGTAGGCCAGCACATCATTCCGTTACCAGAACCTGAAAGTAGCGAAAGGAAATCTTTGGACAAAGAAGATTCAGGGATTACAGAATCTACAG CAAAAGCAAGCAACCCAGAAACTCGCAGAAGAGgaaaatcacaaacaaaaccTGATGCTCCAAGTGCCACAGAAGCGAGGCCAGTTAGATGCAGAAAGCGTAAATAG